The Rissa tridactyla isolate bRisTri1 unplaced genomic scaffold, bRisTri1.patW.cur.20221130 scaffold_578, whole genome shotgun sequence genome contains a region encoding:
- the LOC128903657 gene encoding fibroin heavy chain-like yields the protein MLRSTKGASKARRDQINAEIRALRDLLPLPEGDRPRLSYLHVMALACIYTRKGACLRPGPTRGAPMELLGGPELADLVASLPGFLLAVTREGKLVGVTDNVAQHLGHSMVDLVAQGDSIYDLLDPADHPLVRHQLNLPGPPQAERLFRCRFTTSRASRRPSAGRKLVLLRGRFQAPPGPPGASPGLFVAFCAPLDPPPWPCPDCLLLPAFQSRHARDLALLDVSDSVLIHLGYGRGELLGRSWYRLLHPEDLGHVARQHLRLAGAGAEVRGELVTRLQRKDGLGWTWVYARLRPEGPALLAHNFVISEAEAWCLRQQLAAEAPPGPPEPFGPGLDLPGAGIGAGGDLGVGASPGIGLGVGPGVGSSVDLSVGSGLGDDVGANVGVSIGLGLGVDVGCTVGADVGHGLGAGLGANVDPGLGANMGPGLDTNMASGLGAAVGHSLGGNAGANVDPGLGAGVGVNVGCGLGDGVGHGLGTDVGGGVGIGVGAGIRVNVGLGVAAGASADVGPNLGADIGAALGASARDDIGAGLQANGGVDVGPSLGAGVALSVGANIGPGLGGGVRACVGLGIGAVGPALPSDVGAGVGVAVGASVGANLGAGVGTGVGVGLGANVGANVGSSLGSSVGLGLGAALGANVGSTLSSGVGPGVGLAVGAAVGAGVGSSLGSGVGLAIGAGVGANVGSSLGSSVGLAIGAGVGANVGSSLGSGVGLAVGAGVGANVGAALGSDVDVGVGLGVGTNVGSALASDVGSGVGLGIGAAVGANIGASVGSGLGSGVGLGLGANVGSTVGSAPGSDGAGIGLAVGASVGASSGSALGFAVGAALGANVGSGLGPDIGTSVGLSLGANMGANIDSTLGTGVDAAIGLGVGATIGSGVGSGVGLGAGAAVGANAGSTLGSTIGLGPSLDPTLGSGVGLGVGAAVGANGGTGLGTGLGLGANLTPSIGSSLGPAIGATLGATSRANAAVGLAVGARLVPGLGVPETPGGATETWTPPYTPRQAPPFAFGPPEPPEAATEKLPPSPESPGGLPGGTPGSLLTPETSPPPPPPAPPGPALRRLLQGLAAAAATTTGVNRGGPRRSGGTPSPRPPPPPRSPRDPFAELYQLPQSRLQDAFRQESPQKRVCVTPNVPNPRDRDTMWLDVPNDPDPSDGDIVA from the exons GCCCAACGCGGGGAGCACCcatggagctgctgggggggccGGAACTGGCCGACCTGGTGGCCTCGCTGCCCGGGTTCCTGCTGGCCGTCACCCGCGAGGGGAAGCTGGTCGGCGTCACCGACAACGTCGCGCAGCACCTGGGGCACTCCATG GTGGACCTGGTGGCACAAGGTGACAGCATCTACGACCTGCTGGATCCGGCTGACCACCCGTTGGTGCGACATCAGCTCAACCTGCCCGGGCCCCCCCAGGCAG agCGCCTCTTCCGCTGCCGCTTCACCACCTCGCGGGCCTCGCGCCGTCCCAGCGCCGGGCGGAAGCTGGTGCTGCTGCGGGGCCGCTTCCAGGCCCCCCCTGGACCCCCCGGGGCTTCTCCAGGGCTTTTCGTCGCCTTCTGTGCCCCACTGGACCCCCCACCCTGGCCCTGCCCCgactgcctgctcctgcccgcctTCCAGAGCCGCCATGCCCGCGACCTCGCCCTGCTCGACGTCTCTGATAG CGTCCTGATCCACCTGGGCTACGGGCGGGGGGAGCTCCTGGGTCGCTCTTGGTACCGGCTCCTGCACCCCGAGGACCTTGGCCACGTCGCCCGCCAGCACCTCCGCCTCG cgGGAGCAGGGGCAGAGGTGCGAGGGGAGCTGGTGACACGGCTGCAGCGCAAGGATGGCCTGGGCTGGACATGGGTCTACGCCCGCCTGCGCCCCGAGGGCCCGGCCCTGCTCGCCCACAACTTCGTCATCAG CGAGGCTGAGGCCTGGTGCCTGCGGCAGCAGCTGGCAGCCGaggcccccccgggcccccctgAACCCTTCGGCCCCGGCCTTGACTTGCCCGGTGCTGGCATCGGAGCTGGTGGGGACCTGGGTGTCGGCGCCAGTCCCGGCATTGGCCTCGGTGTTGGTCCTGGCGTTGGCTCCAGTGTTGACCTCAGTGTTGGATCCGGGCTTGGAGACGACGTTGGAGCTAATGTTGGTGTCAGCATTGGCCTTGGCCTTGGCGTTGACGTTGGGTGCACCGTTGGAGCCGATGTTGGACATGGTCTTGGAGCCGGCCTTGGGGCCAATGTTGACCCTGGTCTTGGAGCCAACATGGGACCTGGTCTTGACACCAACATGGCATCTGGTCTTGGAGCTGCTGTCGGACACAGTCTTGGAGGCAATGCTGGAGCCAACGTTGACCCTGGTCTTGGAGCCGGTGTTGGAGTGAATGTTGGATGTGGTCTTGGAGATGGTGTTGGACATGGTCTCGGCACTGATGTCGGTGGCGGAGTTGGGATTGGTGTGGGAGCCGGCATCAGAGTCAACGTTGGCCTTGGCGTGGCAGCCGGTGCCAGTGCCGATGTTGGCCCCAACCTGGGGGCTGATATTGGAGCTGCTCTCGGAGCCAGTGCCAGAGATGACATTGGAGCTGGTCTCCAAGCCAATGGTGGAGTAGACGTTGGCCCCAGTCTCGGAGCTGGCGTCGCACTCAGCGTCGGGGCCAACATTGGACCTGGTCTCGGTGGTGGTGTCAGAGCCTGCGTTGGGCTCGGCATTGGGGCTGTTGGCCCCGCTCTTCCATCTGATGTTGGTGCCGGTGTTGGAGTCGCCGTTGGTGCCAGTGTTGGAGCCAACCTAGGTGCTGGAGTTGGCACCGGTGTCGGAGTTGGCCTTGGAGCCAACGTTGGAGCCAACGTTGGCTCCAGTCTTGGATCCTCTGTTGGACTTGGCCTTGGAGCTGCTCTTGGAGCCAACGTTGGCTCCACTCTTTCATCTGGTGTTGGACCTGGTGTTGGACTTGCCgttggagctgctgttggagctgGCGTTGGCTCTTCTCTTGGATCTGGTGTTGGACTTGCCATTGGAGCTGGTGTTGGAGCCAACGTTGGCTCTTCTCTTGGATCCAGTGTTGGACTTGCCATCGGAGCTGGTGTTGGAGCCAACGTTGGCTCTTCTCTTGGATCTGGTGTTGGACTTGCCGTCGGAGCTGGTGTTGGAGCCAACGTTGGTGCTGCTCTTGGATCTGATGTTGACGTTGGTGTTGGACTTGGTGTTGGAACCAACGTTGGCTCTGCTCTTGCATCTGATGTAGGATCCGGCGTTGGACTTGGCAttggagctgctgttggagccAACATTGGTGCCAGTGTTGGCTCCGGTCTTGGATCTGGCGTTGGACTTGGTCTGGGAGCCAACGTTGGCTCCACCGTTGGCTCAGCTCCTGGATCTGATGGTGCCGGCATCGGACTTGCTgtcggagccagcgttggagccagCAGTGGCTCTGCCCTTGGATTCGCTGTTGGAGCCGCGCTTGGTGCCAATGTCGGCTCCGGGCTTGGTCCCGACATCGGCACCTCTGTTGGACTCAGCCTTGGAGCCAACATGGGAGCCAACATTGACTCCACCCTTGGAACCGGCGTTGATGCTGCCATTGGACTTGGCGTGGGAGCCACTATTGGATCCGGTGTTGGATCTGGCGTTGGACTTGGTGCtggagctgccgttggagccAACGCTGGCTCTACCCTTGGATccaccattggccttggccccaGCCTTGACCCTACTCTTGGATCCGGTGTTGGCCTCGGTgttggagctgctgttggagccAACGGTGGCACCGGACTCGGCACTGGACTCGGCCTTGGGGCCAACCTCACCCCCAGCATCGGCTCCTCCTTGGGCCCCGCCATCGGCGCCACCCTTGGAGCCACCAGCAGAGCCAACGCCGCTGTGGGTTTGGCCGTAGGCGCCCGCCTGGTGCCGGGCCTGGGGGTCCCCGAGACGCCAGGGGGAGCCACCGAGACCTGGACGCCCCCCTACACCCCCCGGCAAGCTCCGCCTTTCGCCTTCGGCCCCCCGGAACCCCCCGAAGCAGCCACCGAAAAATTACCGCCGAGTCCTGAGAGTCCCGGGGGGCTCCCGGGTGGGACCCCCGGGTCCCTCCTCACCCCTGAGACGTCACCGCCCCCACCCCCGCCGGCACCCCCCGGCCCAGCTTTGCGTCGCCTGCTCCAAGGattggccgccgccgctgccaccaCCACCGGCGTCAACCGCGGGGGACCCAGGCGTTCGggggggacccccagcccccgcccgccccccccgccccggtcgcCCCGCGACCCCTTCGCTGAGTTGTATCAACTCCCCCAAAGCCGCCTCCAGGACGCCTTCCGCCAAG AGTCCCCCCAAAAGCGTGTGTGTGTCACCCCCAATGTCCCCAACCCAAGGGACCGAGACACGATGTGGCTTGATGTCCCCAACGACCCTGACCCGAGTGATGGGGACATCGTAGCTTGA